The DNA sequence GCATCCATTTTCAAAGAAAGTATATAAATACTTACCATTGCGATGACAGCGACTAAAGTTATGTATAATACCTTCTCAAATTTAGTTAGTTGAACAACTACTTTTCGTTTTACTTTTCTGGTTGGCGATGGTTCGGTTTGCGGTACTTGTCTTGCTGGTTCATATTGCTCGTTATATGGTTCGTAGATCTTTTCAACAGCCATAGCAGCTCGTCACTCTCCTATCATTTTAAAATCTCTGCTACACGCAATTTAGCACTGCGGGCACGATTATTTTCTGCTAAATCATCATCTGTTGCGGTAATCGGTTTGCGGTTCACGCGTTTTAATTTCGGTGTATATTCCTCTGGAATAATCGGTAAGCCTCTCGGCACTTCCGGACCTTTCTCATATTCTTGGAAGATTTGTTTGCATAAACGATCTTCTAGTGAATGGAAAGTAATCACAGAAATACGTCCGTTAACCTTTACTCTATCGATAGCTTGTTCTAATGAATCTTCAAATGCTTTCAATTCATCGTTGACTGCTATTCTGATAGCTTGGAAGACACGTTTTGCAGGGTGGCCGCCTTTGCGTCTTGCTTTAGCGGGAATCCCTTCTTTAATCACGTCTACCAATTGTAAGGTTGTCTCAATGGGTTCATGTTCTCTCGTTTTTTCAATTCTTCTTGCAATCTGTTTAGAGAATTTCTCTTCACCATAGCGATAAAAGATTCTGACTAAACTTTCATATGGCCACTCATTTACAACTTCATACGCTGATAAAGGCTGTGTTTGATCCATACGCATATCCAGTCTTGCATCTTGGTGATAACTGAATCCTCGTTCAGGCACATCTAACTGCGGGCTGGAAACCCCTAAGTCATAATAAATGCCGTCAACTTTGTCAATGTTCAAATCATCAAGGATTTGATTGATTTCTCTGAAATTGCTATGCACAAATGTGACACGATCTAAATGGTCCTTTAAGACCTCTTTAGCATTTTCTATGGCTGTCATATCTTGGTCAATCGCAATCAAATGTCCATTGTCGTTAAGTTGATTCAATAAATAAAGGGCATGGCCTGCTCCACCAAGTGTGCAGTCAACATATACACCATCTTCTTTTATATTTAATTCATCAATGGTTTCTTTTAACATGACACTAACGTGATGAAACACTTTCATTCCTCCATTTAAAAATCAAAATCTATCAAATCTTCAGCGATATCTTCGAAACTGTCTTCAGATTCATCATAGAACGCATTCCATGTTGCTCTGTCCCAAATTTCGATACGGCTTGAAACACCGATCACTGTACATTCCTTACTTAAGTTAGCGTACTCCCTTAAATTTTTAGGGATATTGATACGCCCTTGTTTGTCGAGTTCCACTTCAACAGCACCTGAGAAGAACATACGCATAAACTTACGTGCGTCACGTTTTGTCATCGGTAATGACTTCATTTTCTCCTCGATATTCTGCCATTCTTCCATAGTGTATCCGAACAAACATTTATCAAGGCCTCTGGTAATGATAAAACGTTCATTTAATTCATATCTGAATTTAGATGGTACAATCATGCGGCCTTTTGCGTCTAACTGGTGTTCGTACTCACCCATGAACATTTATCTCACCTCACCTTATTTATAATTTACCACAACTCCCCACTATCCTCCACCATTTATGTAAACATATCGAAAAAAATTCACTTTTGGCATAAAAAAGACCCGTGCTCCTCACCGCGAGCACGGGCAAACTATTGGTATATTAAGGTTTTATGATAATTTGATCTAAAGTGTAACGAAGTGGTGGATAGGTGGAGGGACTGAACATATCTGTCCCAAATTCATTCATAAATTGCAGTGCATTCCACACTCTTTCTTGAAGTCCTCCCATTGGGTGGAGAGAGTCATTGATTTCTCTGAAATGTTTCATGCTGATTGCATTTTCTCTTTCGATATTCACGAAATAGCGTTTTCGCAAGTAATCATATTGCGATTGATGAATTTGATTATTCTTATTCACTAAATTTTTATTATCCTCGTTACCCTCTACTTCAGCTAAAAGCTGTACATACACTTTTTGCTGATTTTCTTTTAACGCCTCTAATTGATTTAAGAAAGTTTCAGAAGCATGCGCTCTGATAAACTTATTCTTTTCATCTTCGATGCCGTGCTGAATCACTTCTTCTGCTGTGATGTCATAACGTGCTAATAATTTTTCAACACGCTGTGTCAGATAAGTCATCTTCGTTCTCGGCAATACAATCGGCATATCAACACCTAAAACTTCAAATGCTGTTTTTAATTCGGCCCAGTATTTAATTTCGCTTGGTCCGCCGACAAAGCTGACTGTATTAAACAGCCATTCTTCCATGATAGGTCGTGTGACTACGTTATTGGAGAATCTTTCAGGACTTTGTTCTAAAATCTCCAATAAGTCCTCTTTGGTATAAGCCGTCTGTGATTTGCTTGTGTAATAGTAGCCTTCTTCAAACGTTAATAATTGACGCATGTCATCTTCATGTAAAAACAAATGTACATTTGTATCTGTTTGAATCATTGCATCCATACCTGCACCAACTGAACGTGCTTGCTGCGAACGAAACGCTTGGTCTACTTGTTTGTGCTTTTCAATCATCTCTCTCAAGATCGGCTGTTCTAATTCTCTGAGTTTCTGATATTGTGCATCTATCAGCAGCAAGCCATAGTCTTTGAAAACTTCGTGACATAAGGCTTTAAACATATCTGACCATGTTTCATAATTTGTGATTATCTCACGCATCATTTGATGCAGCGGCTGCGTATGTTTAGTTTCAGGCAGCTGTACCATAAATTGATCCAATGCATGCAGTAACGCTTCCTTATCAGGTACATAACGCGACACATTGCTTTCAGGCGGTGTCATTGTATGATATTTTACTTTGTGCAATAATGCTTTTTGTTCATTAAAGACATACGTATGATTCACTTCATCGAAGTCATGGTCCTCTCCCGCAATCCAAAATACAGGCACAACTTCTTTGTGATAGTCTTCTTGCAATTCACGGCTTAAATTAACAATCGATAATATTTTATGAAAAGTATACAGCGGTCCCCCGAACAAGCCAGCTTGCTGCCCGCCGATGACTACTTTAGCTCCTTGATTCAATTTATCAATATTATCTCTTTGTTGATCAGATAAATCTAAATCTGACATGTACTGTGCAATAATTGAAGCTAACTCCTGCTCTCTGCCGTTATTCGGCTTGTTTAAAACTGTTTTAAAACTTTCAGGAGACATCGCATCATATTGGCAAAATGAGTTTAACAATGCATCACTTTCTTTTAATTTTGTCAGAAACTGATCATTCTCATTGATTTTTGCGGTTAAACAATCCATACACTTTTCTCCTTAACTACTGAGTTTTCTCAACCATAAGTATAATGTTTATCTATATATAACACAATTTAACGGCTTATCGTATTCAATGCGTGTAAGCGTTATTTATTATATAATGGCTATAACGAAGCAAGGGGGGAGACAGAAATGAGCAACGTTAAACATTTAGATATTAACTATAAGACAGATGAGTTATTTGCGGACTTTAGAGAAACAAGCAATCCTAACCTCGCCTTAATTGATGAATTTGCCGGCGAAATGATTGACGCAAGTTCTGAATCACCATTCTACGGCATTTTTGTAGGGGAAAAAATCGCAGCAAGAATGGCATTATACGAAAATGGCCAAGTTGAAGAACATTACTTCCCAGAGTACGACAATTACTTAGTATTGTGGAAACTTGAAGTACTGCCTTCTTTCCAATCAAGAGGATTAGGTACAGAACTTGTTGATTTCGCTAAAGAAAAGCACTTGCCGATTAAAGCAATTGCTAGAAACAAGTCAAAAGACTTCTTCATCAGACATGGTTTCAAAGATACAGAAGCCAAAAATCCTGAGGGTTATGATGTTTTAATTTGGGCACCAGGACATTAATACTTAAAGTTGTAATCAAATATCAGCTTAATATATGAATACGGTCTCGCATATCACAATGCAAGACCGTATTTTTATTGGATAATAGATTTAATCTCACTCAGATTCTTAATTTCATAATCCGGTTGAATATTTGACGCATTCGCTTTGTTTCTATAGTTAAACCAGCATGTATCAATGCCTGCATTAATACCGCCTTTGATATCTGATGTTAAAGAATCACCGATAATCAATGCGCTTTCACGCTGTGTATCAATACGGTCAAAGACATAATCAAAGAATTCAGGCATCGGTTTTTGGAAACCTGTCACTTCTGAAATAAAGATATCATGCATGATATTTTCAAGCGGTGTTTGCGTTAAACGACGCAACTGTGTATCCTCCACACCATTTTTCACAATATAAACCTTTGCATGCTGCGACATATATTCAATTGCTTCAATCGTTTGCGGAAAATATTTAACCGGTGCTGTCGCTAATCCATCTCTGAATGTGACATCCGCTTCATGCCCATTCACTTCCATCCCAAAACGCTTAAAGTAATTAATAAAACGCTCCGTCAGCACTTTGAACTGCTCCCTGTCAAGTAGACAGGAAAAAAACAAAAAATAATTTATTGGGAATCTGATAAACAAATTTTAAGTTACTGTACAAATGAGTTGATAAATCTCGTTTGTACAGTTTTTTTATTCTCCTAGCGCACTATCGTTTGCTTGATCTGGTAAAAAAAGTGGTGCGCTACGCACACTACTTCTTTTACCAGATTATTTAGGGTAGACATTAGTTAGAAGTTAAGCAATTAATCTTTCCATTTCCAAAGTAATTCTCTCATTGTTGTAAAAATCAATGTATTCTTTAAACTGCGAGCGTGCAGTTTTTATATCCTTGAATTTATAATGTCTATTACCGCGATAAATTTCTGATTTCATTATTCCCCAAAATGATTCCATTGGACTATTATCTATGCATCGTCCGACTCGTGACATGCTTTGAATAACACCTTGCTCATCGAGCAAGAATTTAAAATGTTTGCTTGTATATTGAAAACCTCTGTCGCTATGTAGTATTAAGCCGCTTATATTTTTCACTTTCTTTAACGCTTTATTGAAAGTATTAAAAACCAGCTGATTGTTATTTGAATAACTTATATCATAGCTTACAATTTTACCTGTTCCGAGATCTCTGATAGCGCTTAAATAAAATTTCCTTCCATTTTCTAAAATAAGTTCTGTCACATCTGTTACCCATTTTTTGTTAGCTTCCGTTTCACTAAATTCTCTATCTAATAAATTCTCTGCAGTAATAGTAGGTGTTGAGGGTCTATATCTTTTTCTTGCAGCACGTATGCAAGATTTTAGACCTAATTTTTTCATTAAACGATATACTCGTTTACGACTTACTTTTTTATCCAGTCTTAAACAGATATATATACGAATACGACGATAACCATATATACCGTTGTATTTATTGAAAATCCACAAGATTTCTTTCATTAATATTTCATCTTCAATTTCACGCTGTGTTTTAAATTCTCTTCTCTTTCTC is a window from the Staphylococcus sp. IVB6181 genome containing:
- the ftsL gene encoding cell division protein FtsL, with the translated sequence MAVEKIYEPYNEQYEPARQVPQTEPSPTRKVKRKVVVQLTKFEKVLYITLVAVIAMVSIYILSLKMDAYDTKGKIADLDYKIEQQSSQNSALKSEIKKNSSYERIYDKAQKQGMSLKNDNVKVVRNNAEAKN
- the rsmH gene encoding 16S rRNA (cytosine(1402)-N(4))-methyltransferase RsmH gives rise to the protein MFHHVSVMLKETIDELNIKEDGVYVDCTLGGAGHALYLLNQLNDNGHLIAIDQDMTAIENAKEVLKDHLDRVTFVHSNFREINQILDDLNIDKVDGIYYDLGVSSPQLDVPERGFSYHQDARLDMRMDQTQPLSAYEVVNEWPYESLVRIFYRYGEEKFSKQIARRIEKTREHEPIETTLQLVDVIKEGIPAKARRKGGHPAKRVFQAIRIAVNDELKAFEDSLEQAIDRVKVNGRISVITFHSLEDRLCKQIFQEYEKGPEVPRGLPIIPEEYTPKLKRVNRKPITATDDDLAENNRARSAKLRVAEILK
- the mraZ gene encoding division/cell wall cluster transcriptional repressor MraZ; amino-acid sequence: MFMGEYEHQLDAKGRMIVPSKFRYELNERFIITRGLDKCLFGYTMEEWQNIEEKMKSLPMTKRDARKFMRMFFSGAVEVELDKQGRINIPKNLREYANLSKECTVIGVSSRIEIWDRATWNAFYDESEDSFEDIAEDLIDFDF
- the bshC gene encoding bacillithiol biosynthesis cysteine-adding enzyme BshC, which gives rise to MDCLTAKINENDQFLTKLKESDALLNSFCQYDAMSPESFKTVLNKPNNGREQELASIIAQYMSDLDLSDQQRDNIDKLNQGAKVVIGGQQAGLFGGPLYTFHKILSIVNLSRELQEDYHKEVVPVFWIAGEDHDFDEVNHTYVFNEQKALLHKVKYHTMTPPESNVSRYVPDKEALLHALDQFMVQLPETKHTQPLHQMMREIITNYETWSDMFKALCHEVFKDYGLLLIDAQYQKLRELEQPILREMIEKHKQVDQAFRSQQARSVGAGMDAMIQTDTNVHLFLHEDDMRQLLTFEEGYYYTSKSQTAYTKEDLLEILEQSPERFSNNVVTRPIMEEWLFNTVSFVGGPSEIKYWAELKTAFEVLGVDMPIVLPRTKMTYLTQRVEKLLARYDITAEEVIQHGIEDEKNKFIRAHASETFLNQLEALKENQQKVYVQLLAEVEGNEDNKNLVNKNNQIHQSQYDYLRKRYFVNIERENAISMKHFREINDSLHPMGGLQERVWNALQFMNEFGTDMFSPSTYPPLRYTLDQIIIKP
- a CDS encoding N-acetyltransferase produces the protein MSNVKHLDINYKTDELFADFRETSNPNLALIDEFAGEMIDASSESPFYGIFVGEKIAARMALYENGQVEEHYFPEYDNYLVLWKLEVLPSFQSRGLGTELVDFAKEKHLPIKAIARNKSKDFFIRHGFKDTEAKNPEGYDVLIWAPGH
- a CDS encoding HAD-IA family hydrolase → MLTERFINYFKRFGMEVNGHEADVTFRDGLATAPVKYFPQTIEAIEYMSQHAKVYIVKNGVEDTQLRRLTQTPLENIMHDIFISEVTGFQKPMPEFFDYVFDRIDTQRESALIIGDSLTSDIKGGINAGIDTCWFNYRNKANASNIQPDYEIKNLSEIKSIIQ